A window of the Henckelia pumila isolate YLH828 chromosome 3, ASM3356847v2, whole genome shotgun sequence genome harbors these coding sequences:
- the LOC140892083 gene encoding asparagine--tRNA ligase, cytoplasmic 2 — MALVEGPAALQKYSKRVILKTILGRSDGGVGLIGQRVVIGGWVKSSREFRKEPALPAPEVVGPKDTSCVELLQTRLPFFRSIMKVLGVGELRIRDKLDSVVPKTPQPSISILQISDGSSVSSFQVLVDSALASPSHVMPTGTCIHAEGILQKPSLQGKQVLEFKAENILFIGKVDPDRYPLSKKRLPLESLRDSSHFRPRTTTVASVMRIRNALTQATHNFFQENGFLNVQVPIITSTDCEGFGENFLVTTLHGHDGIEDQSNADDTWGVKLESIKASIKEKSKKVEELQRTESNEEAVAVATHDLKKTTELASQLEEQLKAKIGKFTQTYKFDFSNDFFSSKTYLTVTGRLHLESYACALGNVYSVGPRFRAHKIYSNKSLAEMWIAELEMAFSQIEDSKDCASDFLKFICKWILENCTEDLKFISKRVDKLVVDRLQFIVTSPFEKVSYTEAVEVLKKVTEKKFGEKVEWGASLSEEHKSYLNEEIYKKPLVIYNQPRELEPFYTRLNDDGRTVASFEMILPRVGTLIRGSQKEERFNMLSTRIKELGLENHQYEWYLDLHKHGIAKCSGFSFLFDPFVLYATGLNDARDAVPFPRSFGKANN; from the exons ATGGCCCTTGTTGAAGGTCCGGCCGCCCTTCAAAAGTATTCGAAAAGGGTGATCTTGAAAACCATATTAGGCCGTTCCGATGGCGGCGTGGGGTTGATTGGACAACGTGTGGTGATCGGGGGATGGGTGAAGTCCTCCCGTGAGTTCAGAAAGGAACCGGCTTTGCCAGCTCCGGAGGTGGTTGGACCCAAAGATACGAGCTGCGTTGAACTTCTTCAAACTCGCTTGCCATTTTTCCGGTCTATCATGAAGGTTTTAGGCGTAGGCGAGCTTCGTATTCGTGACAAGTTGGATTCTGTTGTCCCTAAAACGCCACAGCCCTCGATTTCAATATTGCAAATCAGTGATGGATCCTCTGTTTCTTCTTTCCAG GTTCTGGTGGACTCGGCGTTAGCTTCTCCGAGTCATGTGATGCCTACAGGAACTTGCATACATGCAGAAGGCATATTGCAAAAACCATCACTGCAGGGGAAGCAAGTCTTGGAGTTTAAAGCAGAGAATATACTTTTTATTGGGAAAGTTGATCCAGATAGATATCCTTTGTCCAAGAAGCGTTTGCCTCTCGAATCGTTAAGGGATTCTTCTCATTTTCGGCCACGCACAACGACG GTAGCGTCTGTAATGAGGATCAGAAATGCTCTTACACAAGCAACACATAACTTCTTCCAAGAAAATGGCTTTCTCAATGTGCAAGTGCCCATAATCACCAGCACTGATTGTGAGGGATTTGGTGAAAATTTCCTGGTTACAACTCTTCATGGTCACGATGGAATCGAGGATCAAAGCAATGCTGATGACACCTGGGGCGTGAAACTTGAATCGATTAAAGCATCCATTAAAGAAAAGAGCAAGAAAGTGGAAGAACTTCAAAGAACCGAAAGCAACGAGGAAGCAGTGGCTGTTGCGACTCATGACCTCAAGAAAACAACTGAGTTAGCATCACAATTGGAGGAACAACTAAAGGCAAAAATTGGAAAATTTACTCAAACTTACAAATTTGATTTctcaaatgattttttttctaGCAAGACTTATTTGACTGTCACCGGTCGCTTGCATTTGGAGAGTTACGCGTGCGCCCTTGGAAATGTTTACTCAGTTGGACCAAGATTTCGTGCACATAAAATTTATTCCAATAAATCATTGGCTGAGATGTGGATAGCCGAGCTTGAAATGGCATTCTCCCAAATAGAG GATTCAAAGGACTGTGCAAGTGACTTTTTGAAGTTCATTTGCAAGTGGATTCTTGAGAATTGCACGGAAGACCTGAAGTTCATCTCAAAACGTGTTGACAAATTGGTCGTGGATCGGCTTCAATTTATAGTAACAAGCCCATTTGAAAAGGTTTCCTACACAGAGGCAGTTGAAGTTTTGAAGAAG GTTACAGAGAAGAAATTCGGAGAAAAAGTTGAATGGGGTGCTTCTCTTAGTGAAGAACACAAAAG CTATCTAAACGAAGAAATATACAAAAAACCACTTGTCATATACAACCAACCAAGGGAACTTGAGCCATTCTACACACGGTTGAACGATGATGGAAGAACCGTAGCATCGTTTGAAATGATCTTGCCAAGG GTTGGAACTTTGATCAGGGGAAGCCAAAAGGAAGAACGCTTTAACATGTTGAGCACAAG GATTAAGGAACTCGGATTGGAAAACCATCAGTACGAATGGTACCTTGATCTTCACAAGCATGGAATCGCAAAATGCTCGGGTTTCAGCTTCTTGTTTGATCCCTTTGTTCTTTATGCCACCGGACTCAATGATGCCAGAGATGCTGTCCCTTTTCCAAGAAGCTTCGGCAAAGCCAACAATTGA